One part of the Triplophysa rosa linkage group LG5, Trosa_1v2, whole genome shotgun sequence genome encodes these proteins:
- the LOC130554040 gene encoding receptor-type tyrosine-protein phosphatase mu, whose translation MDKVLTFIFIAIGVVLPARAQVYKGDCDFEKPFSSCGYTQGRDDDLDWEQFDTSEKPSLDPWMPPGAAFMMVNSTSRYAGQRALLFTPQLKENDTHCVTFQYHVSGREGGSPAHLNVYIKENNSPMGLPVWNTSGPVSTNWKPVELAISTYWPNFYQIVFEVVTSGQRGLLAIKDVVLQGHQCMNTPHFLHIKGVEVNAGQTATFHCTVNGEWKDNFNLWLQGIGVVVSSYEGDE comes from the exons GCGATTGTGACTTCGAGAAACCCTTCTCATCCTGCGGTTACACACAAGGTCGAGATGATGATCTGGACTGGGAACAGTTTGACACCAGTGAAAAACCTTCACTGGATCCGTGGATGCCACCGG GTGCAGCGTTCATGATGGTGAATTCGACCAGCCGTTACGCTGGACAGAGAGCGTTACTCTTCACTCCTCAACTCAAAGAGAACGACACGCACTGCGTCACCTTTCAGTATCATGTGTCGGGCAGAGAGGGGGGCAGTCCGGCCCATCTGAACGTCTACATCAAAGAGAACAACAGTCCCATGGGTCTGCCCGTGTGGAACACGTCTGGACCCGTCAGCACAAACTGGAAACCAGTAGAGCTCGCCATCAGCACCTACTGGCCAAACTTCTACCAG ATCGTCTTTGAAGTGGTGACCTCAGGCCAGCGAGGCTTGCTCGCCATCAAGGACGTGGTCCTCCAGGGCCATCAGTGCA TGAACACGCCACACTTTCTTCACATTAAAGGTGTTGAGGTGAACGCCGGTCAGACGGCCACATTTCACTGCACTGTCAATGGAGAATGGAAAGACAACTTTAACCTCTGGCTTCAG GGTATTGGGGTGGTCGTAAGCTCCTATGAAGGCGACGAGTAG